A genomic region of Trifolium pratense cultivar HEN17-A07 linkage group LG3, ARS_RC_1.1, whole genome shotgun sequence contains the following coding sequences:
- the LOC123913220 gene encoding disease resistance protein RPV1-like isoform X1 has translation MVTYDVFLSFRGIDTRKNFTGNLYNCLQHQRGIKTFIDDEKIKKGKQITHTLLQAIKESRIYIAILSPNYASSTFCLTELAAILDCSKLRGRMFLPVFYDVDPSHVRNITGTYAEAFAKHEVRFRGEKEKLQKWRNALQQAASVCGWHFIPGPGSGPGYEYKLIGEIVEYVFEKINHEKIDELKDGAKEFFDDLEESVKEIIDDLEEDVKEIVDDLEEGYDDLKEDVKEFYDDLEEGVKGIFLNIVSFFDSN, from the exons ATGGTGACTTATGATGTTTTTCTTAGCTTTAGAGGCATAGATACCCGAAAAAACTTCACTGGTAATCTCTACAACTGTCTTCAGCATCAAAGAGGTATAAAAACTTTCATTGatgatgaaaaaattaaaaaaggaaaacaaattacaCATACTCTTCTTCAAGCCATTAAAGAGTCTAGAATTTACATTGCTATTTTGTCCCCTAACTATGCATCTTCAACTTTCTGTTTGACTGAACTTGCTGCCATCCTTGATTGTTCCAAGTTACGAGGAAGGATGTTTTTGCCGGTTTTTTATGATGTGGATCCATCCCATGTTAGAAACATAACTGGTACTTATGCTGAAGCTTTTGCAAAACATGAGGTGAGGTTTAGAGGTGAGAAGGAAAAGTTGCAGAAATGGAGGAATGCTTTGCAGCAAGCTGCTAGTGTATGTGGATGGCATTTCATACCAGGACCAGG GTCTGGCCCTGGGTACGAATATAAGTTGATTGGAGAGATAGTTGAATATGTCTTTGAAAAGATCAACCAcgaaaaaattgatgaattgaAAGATGGTGCTAAAGAATTCTTTGATGATTTGGAAGAAAGTGTTAAAGAAATCATTGATGATTTGGAAGAAGATGTTAAAGAAATCGTTGATGATTTGGAAGAAGGCTATGATGATTTGAAAGAAGATGTTAAAGAATTCTATGATGATTTGGAAGAAGGGGTGAAGGGTATTTTTCTAAATATTGTTAGTTTCTTTGATTCTAATTag
- the LOC123913220 gene encoding disease resistance protein RUN1-like isoform X2: protein MFLPVFYDVDPSHVRNITGTYAEAFAKHEVRFRGEKEKLQKWRNALQQAASVCGWHFIPGPGSGPGYEYKLIGEIVEYVFEKINHEKIDELKDGAKEFFDDLEESVKEIIDDLEEDVKEIVDDLEEGYDDLKEDVKEFYDDLEEGVKGIFLNIVSFFDSN from the exons ATGTTTTTGCCGGTTTTTTATGATGTGGATCCATCCCATGTTAGAAACATAACTGGTACTTATGCTGAAGCTTTTGCAAAACATGAGGTGAGGTTTAGAGGTGAGAAGGAAAAGTTGCAGAAATGGAGGAATGCTTTGCAGCAAGCTGCTAGTGTATGTGGATGGCATTTCATACCAGGACCAGG GTCTGGCCCTGGGTACGAATATAAGTTGATTGGAGAGATAGTTGAATATGTCTTTGAAAAGATCAACCAcgaaaaaattgatgaattgaAAGATGGTGCTAAAGAATTCTTTGATGATTTGGAAGAAAGTGTTAAAGAAATCATTGATGATTTGGAAGAAGATGTTAAAGAAATCGTTGATGATTTGGAAGAAGGCTATGATGATTTGAAAGAAGATGTTAAAGAATTCTATGATGATTTGGAAGAAGGGGTGAAGGGTATTTTTCTAAATATTGTTAGTTTCTTTGATTCTAATTag